Proteins encoded within one genomic window of Empedobacter falsenii:
- a CDS encoding acyl-CoA dehydrogenase family protein: MSGAFSNLKNIVHLLKSVDLEQLNKISQKVDLPLLMENFSKLDDKQLQGMMKMLNPNKKHKELPPIDGDFYDVFHTLTPEQRELQLKVRAFMEKEVKPIVNDYWLRDQFPFELIPKFKELNICGVTYDGYGCPNLPFIMEGVLAMEMARVDASIATFFGVQSGLSMGSIYMCGSEEQKAKWLPQMQKFDKIGAFGLTEPEVGSGAAGGLTTTCKKTEEGWILNGQKKWIGNATFADLVIIWARDLDDGEVKGFIVEKDNPGFSVEKIKGKMALRIVQNGLITLKDCLITEENRLQKANSFKDTAKVLRMTRAGVAWMATGCARGAYESALDYTRNRKQFGKPIASFQMIQGHLVEMLSNLTAMQTLVFRLSEMQDEGILLDEHASLAKVFCTMRTRDVVSRAREVMGGNGILLEHDVARFVADSEAIYSYEGTKEINSLIVGRSITGFSAFV; encoded by the coding sequence ATGTCAGGAGCATTTTCTAATTTAAAAAATATCGTTCATCTACTAAAATCTGTTGATTTAGAGCAATTAAATAAAATTTCTCAAAAAGTAGATTTACCTCTTTTAATGGAAAACTTTTCGAAACTCGATGATAAACAACTTCAAGGAATGATGAAAATGTTAAATCCAAATAAAAAACACAAAGAACTTCCTCCAATTGATGGGGATTTCTACGATGTTTTCCACACTTTAACTCCAGAACAACGCGAATTACAGTTAAAAGTAAGAGCTTTTATGGAAAAAGAAGTTAAACCAATCGTTAATGATTATTGGCTTCGTGATCAATTTCCTTTCGAATTAATTCCAAAATTTAAAGAACTCAACATTTGTGGCGTCACTTACGACGGTTATGGTTGTCCAAATTTACCTTTTATTATGGAAGGTGTTTTGGCTATGGAAATGGCTCGTGTAGATGCCTCGATTGCCACTTTTTTTGGCGTACAATCTGGCTTATCAATGGGATCAATTTATATGTGCGGATCGGAAGAACAAAAAGCAAAATGGTTACCACAAATGCAAAAATTTGATAAAATCGGAGCATTTGGACTAACTGAACCCGAAGTTGGTTCTGGTGCAGCAGGAGGTTTAACCACAACATGTAAAAAAACAGAAGAAGGTTGGATTTTAAATGGTCAAAAGAAATGGATTGGTAATGCGACTTTTGCAGATTTAGTCATTATTTGGGCAAGAGATTTGGATGATGGAGAAGTAAAAGGTTTTATTGTAGAGAAAGATAATCCTGGTTTTTCTGTAGAAAAAATCAAAGGAAAAATGGCTTTACGAATTGTTCAGAATGGCTTGATTACTCTGAAAGATTGTTTAATTACTGAAGAAAATCGTTTACAAAAAGCTAATTCATTTAAAGATACAGCAAAAGTATTGCGAATGACAAGAGCTGGAGTTGCTTGGATGGCAACTGGCTGCGCGCGCGGAGCATATGAAAGCGCTTTGGATTACACACGAAATCGAAAACAATTTGGAAAACCAATTGCTTCTTTTCAAATGATACAAGGACATTTGGTCGAAATGTTATCTAATTTAACAGCAATGCAAACTTTAGTTTTTCGCTTATCTGAAATGCAAGATGAAGGAATTTTACTAGACGAACACGCATCTTTAGCAAAAGTTTTTTGTACAATGAGAACACGAGATGTTGTTTCACGAGCACGAGAAGTAATGGGTGGAAATGGAATATTATTAGAGCATGACGTCGCTCGCTTTGTTGCCGACTCCGAAGCTATTTACAGCTACGAAGGCACAAAAGAAATCAATTCACTTATTGTAGGGCGTTCTATCACAGGATTTAGTGCATTTGTTTAA
- a CDS encoding agmatine deiminase family protein, whose protein sequence is MNTIDTSKFPKDLGYRFPAEWEEHEATWLSWPHKEESWPDRIHLIYPAYAEFIAELSKGEKVRINVKDEEMKAFALSFIEKTNADLSQVEFYFNETNDAWCRDHGPAFLLNKNNLYNPKVIVDWGFNAWGGKYPPFENDDIVPTRIGAEFNLPVFHPGIIMEGGSVEFNGKDMLMTSKSCLLNENRNPDYSQEQIEEFLRNYYGVSQILWVEDGIVGDDTDGHIDDTIRFVNEDTVLTVVETDESDDNYELLQVNLRQLQEMKLEDGRPLNIIELPMPDAVYCEGERLPASYANFYIANKSVIVPTYRCVKDAIALDIIQKCFPDRKVVGIDSTDIIWGLGSFHCLSQQEPKI, encoded by the coding sequence TTGAATACTATAGATACATCAAAATTCCCAAAAGATTTAGGATATAGATTTCCTGCCGAATGGGAAGAACACGAAGCAACTTGGTTGTCTTGGCCACACAAAGAAGAATCTTGGCCAGATCGTATTCATTTAATTTATCCAGCTTATGCTGAATTTATTGCTGAATTATCAAAAGGTGAAAAAGTTCGCATTAATGTAAAAGATGAAGAAATGAAAGCATTTGCTTTATCTTTTATCGAAAAAACGAATGCTGATTTGTCACAAGTTGAGTTTTATTTCAACGAAACAAACGATGCATGGTGTCGCGATCATGGTCCTGCATTTTTGTTAAATAAAAACAATCTTTATAACCCAAAAGTTATTGTCGATTGGGGTTTCAATGCATGGGGAGGAAAATATCCACCTTTCGAAAATGATGATATTGTGCCAACAAGAATTGGTGCAGAATTTAATCTTCCTGTTTTTCATCCTGGAATTATTATGGAAGGAGGTTCAGTCGAATTCAATGGAAAAGATATGTTGATGACATCAAAATCTTGTTTATTGAATGAAAATCGTAATCCAGATTATTCGCAAGAACAAATCGAAGAATTTTTAAGAAATTATTACGGAGTTTCGCAAATTCTATGGGTAGAAGACGGAATTGTTGGTGATGATACGGATGGACACATTGATGATACAATTCGTTTTGTAAATGAAGATACAGTTTTGACGGTTGTTGAAACAGATGAATCGGATGATAACTACGAATTGTTGCAAGTGAATCTTCGCCAATTGCAAGAAATGAAATTGGAAGATGGACGTCCATTAAACATTATCGAATTGCCAATGCCGGATGCGGTTTATTGCGAAGGTGAGCGTCTACCTGCTTCTTATGCAAATTTTTATATCGCGAATAAATCTGTCATTGTTCCAACCTATCGTTGTGTAAAAGATGCGATTGCTTTGGATATAATTCAGAAATGTTTTCCAGATCGTAAAGTTGTAGGAATTGATTCTACAGATATTATTTGGGGATTAGGATCTTTCCATTGTTTAAGTCAACAAGAGCCTAAGATATAG
- a CDS encoding carbon-nitrogen hydrolase, whose amino-acid sequence MAKVKVGMVQMTCTNNKQENLNKAIEQIKVAAAKGAQIVCLQELFTSLYFCDVEDYDNFDLAESIPGPSTDALSVVAKELGVVIIASLFEKRAQGLYHNTTAILDADGQYLGKYRKMHIPDDPAFYEKFYFTPGDLGYKVFDTKFGKIGVLICWDQWYPEASRITALMGAEILFYPTAIGWDTTQDEETNQDQYNAWQTIQRSHAVANGVPVISVNRVGFEQDGAMKFWGGSFATNAQGKLLYLATHDQEETEVVELDLNESDFFRKHWPFLRDRRIDSYQPITKRFIDED is encoded by the coding sequence ATGGCAAAAGTTAAAGTTGGAATGGTACAAATGACTTGTACTAATAACAAACAAGAAAATTTAAACAAAGCAATCGAACAAATAAAAGTAGCAGCTGCAAAAGGCGCTCAAATTGTGTGTTTGCAAGAATTGTTTACCTCATTATATTTCTGTGATGTCGAAGATTACGACAATTTCGATTTAGCAGAATCAATTCCTGGACCATCAACAGATGCGTTATCAGTTGTAGCAAAAGAATTAGGAGTTGTAATTATTGCTTCATTATTCGAGAAACGTGCGCAAGGTTTATACCACAATACAACAGCTATTTTAGATGCTGATGGACAATATTTAGGAAAATATCGTAAAATGCATATCCCAGATGATCCTGCGTTTTATGAAAAATTCTATTTTACACCAGGCGATTTAGGTTACAAAGTTTTTGATACTAAATTTGGAAAAATTGGGGTATTAATTTGTTGGGATCAATGGTATCCAGAAGCCTCTCGTATTACAGCATTGATGGGTGCGGAAATTTTATTTTATCCTACTGCGATTGGTTGGGATACAACGCAAGACGAAGAAACAAATCAAGATCAATACAATGCTTGGCAAACAATTCAGCGTTCACATGCGGTTGCGAATGGAGTTCCAGTTATTTCTGTAAATCGTGTTGGTTTTGAGCAAGATGGAGCGATGAAATTCTGGGGAGGTTCTTTTGCGACAAATGCACAAGGAAAATTGTTGTATTTGGCAACGCATGATCAAGAGGAAACAGAAGTGGTTGAATTGGATTTGAATGAATCTGATTTCTTCCGTAAACACTGGCCTTTCTTAAGAGATCGCCGAATCGATTCTTATCAACCAATTACAAAACGTTTTATAGACGAAGATTAA
- a CDS encoding DUF5715 family protein translates to MKKLIALSCLFSGIFISAQSQESYILAENSASSSTSISTKKVTYDDHLMAAESFNVPIVKSFDDIEGLVATKKLVAIPEEGNGYTIEKLTHSKAFLNNRAKTVLERIASKFLDENNATITVTSLTRSEESQASLRRVNSNAAKDESSHNYGASFDLSYTKFNNKYSYSKTHRDNLEAILKQLQDDGKIYYIKEYRQHCFHVTVRNPDQFKSTTM, encoded by the coding sequence ATGAAAAAATTAATTGCCCTTTCTTGTCTTTTTAGCGGAATATTTATTTCAGCTCAAAGTCAAGAAAGTTACATTTTAGCAGAAAATTCTGCCTCTTCATCCACTTCTATCTCTACAAAAAAAGTAACTTATGACGACCATTTAATGGCAGCAGAATCATTCAACGTTCCAATCGTTAAGAGTTTTGATGATATTGAAGGTTTAGTTGCTACAAAAAAATTAGTTGCTATTCCTGAGGAAGGAAATGGGTACACAATTGAGAAATTAACACATAGTAAAGCTTTCTTAAACAACAGAGCTAAAACTGTTTTAGAACGAATTGCTTCAAAATTTTTGGACGAAAATAATGCTACAATTACTGTAACTTCACTTACTCGTTCAGAGGAAAGTCAAGCAAGTTTAAGACGAGTAAATAGCAATGCTGCAAAAGATGAAAGTTCTCATAACTATGGAGCTTCTTTTGATTTGTCTTATACAAAATTCAATAATAAATATTCGTATAGCAAAACTCATCGTGATAATTTAGAAGCAATTTTAAAACAATTACAAGATGATGGCAAAATTTACTATATCAAAGAATATAGACAACACTGTTTTCATGTAACGGTTCGTAATCCTGATCAATTTAAATCAACAACAATGTAA
- a CDS encoding NAD-dependent epimerase/dehydratase family protein, which translates to METDTILITGALGQIGSELAEKLKTIHGKNNVIISDIRDPKDVDYDGIYEVIDVMDADRIKEVIAKHNIKTVYHLAALLSGTAEKNPMFGWKLNMDTLLTFLELAKDKVIDKIFWPSSIGVFGPDTPKDNTPQNTIQTPSTVYGISKLSGEYWCKWYQQNHNVDVRSVRFPGLISWKTPAGGGTTDYAVDIYYKAIEDGKYTSFLKEGTYLPMLYMDDAINAIVELMSADPKQLGEFKSYNLGGLSFAPEDLAAEIKKHIPNFTIDYAPDFRQAIADSWPSSIDDSVAKADWGFEPKFDIDKMTTTMLDNLKIKLGKP; encoded by the coding sequence ATGGAAACCGATACGATTTTGATCACCGGCGCTTTAGGACAAATTGGTTCTGAATTGGCTGAGAAATTAAAAACCATTCATGGAAAAAATAATGTAATTATTTCTGACATACGTGATCCTAAAGATGTTGATTACGATGGAATTTACGAAGTAATTGACGTAATGGATGCTGATCGAATAAAAGAAGTCATTGCAAAACACAATATTAAAACTGTTTATCATTTAGCGGCTCTACTTTCTGGTACAGCTGAAAAAAATCCAATGTTTGGTTGGAAATTAAACATGGACACTTTACTTACTTTCCTTGAATTAGCGAAAGATAAAGTAATCGATAAAATCTTTTGGCCTTCTTCTATTGGCGTTTTTGGTCCAGATACACCAAAAGACAATACACCACAAAATACAATTCAGACTCCTTCTACGGTTTATGGTATTTCTAAATTATCAGGAGAATATTGGTGCAAATGGTACCAACAAAATCATAATGTAGACGTTCGTTCTGTTCGTTTTCCTGGTCTTATTTCTTGGAAAACTCCTGCTGGAGGTGGAACTACAGATTATGCTGTTGATATTTATTACAAAGCAATCGAGGATGGAAAATATACTTCTTTCTTGAAAGAGGGAACTTATTTACCTATGTTGTATATGGATGACGCTATTAATGCAATTGTTGAATTAATGTCTGCTGATCCAAAACAATTAGGTGAATTTAAATCTTATAATTTAGGAGGTTTAAGTTTTGCTCCAGAAGATTTAGCAGCAGAAATCAAAAAACATATTCCAAATTTCACAATCGATTATGCGCCAGATTTCCGTCAAGCTATTGCTGATTCTTGGCCTTCTTCTATCGATGATTCTGTTGCAAAAGCAGATTGGGGATTCGAACCAAAATTTGATATCGATAAAATGACAACAACAATGTTAGATAATTTGAAAATAAAATTAGGTAAACCTTAA
- a CDS encoding DUF5715 family protein: protein MKQFLTTFFICSSLFGYAQSRVVIEPSKEYVQHLNAAKSHKLELIDGDKKLNKYINQGKLVKIKQRGYGWRVGDLTHSHSYLIPKGRDILTSIASDFVKATGQNFFVVTSMTRTLHDQNRLRGINKNASSNDSSHNFGAAFDISYVRFNHKIRPDSKLEKELEQVLKNYVRTGKIYYVKESKIRCFHIIVRNY, encoded by the coding sequence ATGAAACAATTTTTAACAACGTTTTTTATTTGCTCTTCTTTATTCGGTTACGCTCAATCGCGAGTTGTTATAGAACCTTCTAAAGAATATGTTCAGCATTTGAATGCCGCAAAATCTCATAAACTTGAGCTAATTGATGGTGATAAAAAGTTGAACAAGTACATTAATCAAGGTAAATTGGTTAAAATAAAACAGCGTGGTTATGGTTGGCGAGTTGGAGATTTAACACATAGTCATTCATATCTTATTCCAAAAGGTCGAGATATTTTGACAAGTATTGCAAGTGATTTTGTAAAAGCAACAGGTCAAAATTTTTTCGTTGTTACATCGATGACACGAACGCTACATGATCAAAATCGTTTGAGAGGAATTAATAAAAATGCATCTTCTAACGATAGTTCGCATAATTTTGGTGCTGCTTTTGATATTTCTTATGTTAGATTTAATCATAAAATTAGACCTGATTCTAAACTAGAAAAAGAATTAGAACAAGTGCTAAAAAATTATGTCAGAACAGGCAAAATTTACTACGTAAAAGAATCTAAAATTAGATGTTTTCATATTATCGTTCGGAATTATTAA
- a CDS encoding M13 family metallopeptidase, with translation MKKQLFVAAFACTSVLAIAQESYQAFNPNYMDKSVRPQDDLYNYVNGNWMKITEIPSDRARWGSFDELRENTDKVTLQLVKDLIKTKHAKGTSEQKIADLYDAYMNIDARNKTALAPLQKYFKQIDAIKDMKGLQDYLIDVAAIGENPFYGAYVYTDLKNSKQNAVYLGDIDLTLGKTYYQKEDAKNTETLANLNKFIDQLMPYTGSKTRDLKGPKIVAFEKMMAKYIKTVEEDRDPNKSYNPVKLSEVKNLTKNVDIERYVKALGINPETVIIGELDYYKNLDKILNQENLPLIKDYLRFKLINSYASYSTSDLDKINFEFYGKTLSGQKEQRPLEKRGLAFVNGATGELLGQIYVKDNFPPEAKAKAEELISYLFKSFDKHIKELDWMSDATKTKALEKLNKFTVKIGYPDKWKDYSGLQVKSLADGGNLIEDVMAISKWRQAENLKDFGKPVDKTRWGMSPQTVNAYFNPTNNEIVFPAAILQPPFYDYRADAAVNFGGIGAVIGHEISHGFDDSGAKFDGDGNLVNWWTPQDEEKFAKATKALATQYDGYEPVAGTHVNGTFTSGENIGDLGGASVAFDALQMYLKDKGTYGNIDGYTPQQRFFLSWATIWRTKATDEALVNQVKTDPHSPGYYRSFGPIVNIDAFHDAFKTKPGDKLYKAPKDRIRIW, from the coding sequence ATGAAAAAACAACTATTTGTTGCTGCATTTGCATGTACTTCTGTTTTGGCAATTGCGCAAGAATCATATCAGGCTTTTAATCCAAATTATATGGATAAGTCTGTTCGTCCTCAAGATGATTTATATAATTATGTAAATGGTAATTGGATGAAAATTACAGAAATTCCTTCTGATAGAGCAAGATGGGGAAGTTTTGATGAATTAAGAGAAAATACGGATAAGGTCACTTTGCAATTAGTGAAAGATCTTATTAAAACGAAACACGCTAAAGGAACAAGTGAGCAAAAAATTGCGGATTTGTATGATGCGTATATGAATATTGATGCGCGCAACAAAACGGCTTTGGCGCCATTACAAAAATATTTTAAGCAGATTGATGCAATCAAAGATATGAAAGGTTTACAAGATTATTTAATCGATGTAGCTGCTATCGGAGAGAACCCTTTTTATGGTGCTTATGTTTATACTGACCTTAAAAATAGTAAACAAAATGCTGTTTATTTAGGAGATATTGACTTGACTTTAGGTAAAACATATTACCAAAAAGAAGATGCTAAAAACACTGAAACTTTAGCTAATTTGAACAAGTTTATCGATCAATTGATGCCTTATACAGGTTCTAAAACACGTGATTTGAAAGGTCCAAAAATTGTGGCTTTCGAAAAAATGATGGCGAAATACATCAAAACTGTTGAAGAAGATCGTGATCCAAATAAATCGTACAATCCTGTAAAATTATCAGAAGTTAAAAATTTAACGAAAAATGTTGATATTGAGCGTTATGTAAAAGCGTTAGGAATTAATCCAGAAACGGTAATTATTGGTGAATTAGATTATTATAAAAATTTAGATAAAATCTTAAATCAAGAGAATTTACCTTTGATTAAGGATTATTTACGTTTTAAATTAATCAATTCTTATGCAAGTTATTCAACATCTGATTTAGATAAAATTAATTTCGAATTTTACGGAAAAACTTTATCTGGTCAAAAAGAGCAACGTCCATTAGAAAAAAGAGGTTTAGCGTTTGTAAATGGCGCAACAGGAGAATTATTAGGACAAATTTATGTGAAAGATAATTTTCCACCAGAGGCAAAAGCAAAAGCTGAAGAATTAATCAGTTATTTATTCAAATCTTTTGACAAACACATCAAAGAATTAGATTGGATGTCTGACGCAACTAAAACGAAAGCGTTAGAAAAATTAAACAAGTTTACTGTAAAAATTGGTTACCCTGATAAATGGAAAGATTATTCTGGATTACAAGTAAAATCTTTGGCAGATGGAGGAAACTTAATTGAAGATGTAATGGCAATTAGCAAATGGCGTCAAGCAGAAAACTTGAAAGATTTTGGAAAACCAGTTGACAAAACTCGTTGGGGAATGTCGCCACAAACTGTAAATGCATATTTTAATCCAACTAATAACGAAATTGTTTTCCCAGCAGCAATTTTACAACCACCTTTCTATGATTATAGAGCGGATGCAGCTGTAAACTTTGGTGGAATTGGAGCAGTTATCGGTCACGAAATTTCTCACGGATTCGATGATTCGGGAGCTAAATTTGACGGTGATGGTAACTTAGTAAACTGGTGGACACCACAAGACGAAGAGAAATTTGCAAAAGCTACTAAAGCTTTGGCTACGCAATATGATGGTTATGAACCAGTAGCAGGAACACACGTTAATGGTACATTTACATCTGGGGAAAATATTGGAGATTTAGGAGGAGCTTCTGTTGCTTTTGATGCATTACAAATGTATTTGAAAGATAAAGGAACTTACGGAAATATAGATGGATATACTCCGCAACAACGTTTCTTCTTATCTTGGGCAACTATTTGGAGAACAAAAGCGACTGACGAAGCGTTAGTAAATCAAGTGAAAACAGATCCACATTCGCCTGGATATTACCGTTCTTTTGGACCAATCGTTAATATTGATGCGTTCCACGATGCGTTTAAAACAAAACCAGGAGATAAATTGTACAAAGCACCAAAAGACCGTATTAGAATTTGGTAA
- a CDS encoding subclass B1 metallo-beta-lactamase EBR-3 — protein sequence MKKIFSLIALIGSFAFGQIKPIQIDSINNNLFVYQTFNSFNGVEYNANGMYLVTNKGIVLFDVPWQKSQYQELNDMLQEKYNLPVIAVFATHSHDDRAGDLSFYNDLNIPTYATSLTNSKLKKEGKATSKFEIELGKTYKFGNEKFVVEYFGEGHTSDNVVVWFPKYKVLNGGCLIKGADAVNLGYTGEANVAEWPKTVHKLVAKHPTIKQVIPGHDNWKATGHIENTFKLLEKK from the coding sequence ATGAAAAAAATATTTTCACTTATTGCATTGATAGGAAGTTTTGCATTTGGTCAAATAAAACCAATTCAAATTGATTCGATTAATAATAATCTATTTGTTTATCAAACATTTAATTCGTTTAATGGTGTTGAGTATAATGCAAATGGAATGTATTTGGTAACGAATAAAGGAATTGTTTTGTTTGATGTTCCTTGGCAGAAATCGCAGTATCAAGAGTTAAATGATATGTTGCAAGAAAAGTATAATTTGCCAGTTATCGCTGTCTTTGCAACACATTCGCATGATGATAGAGCAGGAGATTTGAGTTTTTATAATGATTTGAATATTCCTACTTATGCAACTTCTCTAACCAATTCTAAATTAAAAAAGGAAGGAAAAGCAACTTCTAAATTTGAGATTGAATTAGGGAAAACATACAAATTTGGTAACGAAAAATTTGTTGTTGAATATTTTGGAGAAGGACATACTTCTGATAATGTTGTGGTTTGGTTTCCGAAATATAAAGTGTTGAACGGGGGTTGTTTGATAAAAGGTGCTGATGCTGTAAATTTAGGTTATACAGGCGAAGCTAATGTTGCTGAATGGCCAAAAACAGTACACAAATTAGTTGCAAAACATCCAACGATTAAACAAGTTATTCCAGGACATGACAATTGGAAAGCTACTGGACATATCGAAAATACGTTTAAACTTTTAGAAAAGAAATAA
- a CDS encoding MFS transporter, whose amino-acid sequence MEEKLSMNSRQIFMQIIGYVSFSFIGYLLIGLPLAILPIFITKTLGFTELVAGIVISLQYVTTFILRGYAGKIVDTKGPKPAVLLSMSLFILAGVLLYFCYFTRNNHFLSLAILVLARLVTGAAEGMVGGSPINWAILKIGQEHTAKAISYNGVASYGALAIGAPLGVILNQYFGLGFIGLFSIVCAIIGYFLARNKENILTAVSKVPQPFISVLKIVAPFGICLALAGLGFGGISNFITLYYDFYSWSNAALCLSVFSLLFIVGRLFFNSSINTLGGLKVGIICMIVETIGLLILFSAPNSFIALIGAGITGIGFSLVFPAMGVEAVALVSDNSKGAALAAYGLFIDISLGITGPLIGGVISLFGMSNLFGFCSLFVFIGLLYSYYLQTKKNRSEFNNSER is encoded by the coding sequence ATGGAAGAGAAATTAAGCATGAATTCACGACAAATTTTCATGCAAATTATAGGTTATGTAAGTTTTTCATTTATAGGTTATTTACTGATAGGCTTGCCTTTGGCTATTTTACCTATTTTTATTACAAAAACATTAGGTTTTACTGAGCTTGTAGCGGGTATTGTAATTAGTTTGCAATATGTGACAACTTTTATTTTGAGAGGTTATGCGGGAAAAATTGTAGATACAAAAGGTCCTAAACCAGCCGTTTTATTAAGTATGAGTTTGTTTATTTTAGCTGGAGTTTTATTATACTTTTGTTACTTTACAAGAAACAATCATTTTCTGTCATTAGCTATTCTTGTACTTGCGAGATTGGTTACTGGAGCAGCAGAAGGAATGGTAGGTGGAAGTCCGATAAACTGGGCAATTTTAAAAATTGGACAAGAACATACAGCTAAAGCGATTTCTTATAACGGTGTTGCAAGTTATGGCGCATTGGCAATTGGCGCACCATTGGGAGTGATCTTAAATCAATATTTTGGACTTGGTTTTATTGGTTTGTTTAGTATTGTTTGTGCGATTATAGGTTATTTTTTAGCTAGAAATAAAGAAAATATATTAACTGCAGTTTCAAAAGTTCCGCAACCATTTATAAGTGTATTGAAAATAGTTGCTCCTTTTGGAATTTGTTTAGCATTGGCAGGTCTTGGATTTGGAGGAATTTCCAATTTTATAACACTTTACTACGACTTTTATAGTTGGTCAAATGCAGCTTTATGTTTAAGTGTTTTCAGCTTATTATTTATCGTAGGACGATTATTTTTTAATAGTTCAATTAATACATTAGGAGGATTAAAAGTAGGAATTATCTGCATGATAGTCGAAACGATAGGTCTGTTAATTCTTTTTAGCGCACCAAATTCATTTATAGCTCTTATTGGTGCTGGAATTACAGGAATTGGTTTTTCATTAGTTTTCCCTGCAATGGGAGTAGAAGCTGTAGCGTTGGTTTCGGACAATAGTAAAGGAGCTGCCTTAGCTGCGTACGGCTTGTTTATTGATATTTCATTGGGAATTACAGGACCTCTAATTGGTGGTGTTATCAGTTTATTTGGAATGTCAAACTTATTTGGTTTTTGTAGTTTGTTTGTGTTTATAGGGTTATTGTATAGTTATTATTTACAAACAAAAAAAAATCGTTCAGAATTTAATAATTCCGAACGATAA